In Salmo salar chromosome ssa15, Ssal_v3.1, whole genome shotgun sequence, one genomic interval encodes:
- the sike1 gene encoding suppressor of IKBKE 1 isoform X1, translating into MACTLEKVLGDARTLLERLKEHDTAAEGLIEQSGALSQKVQGMREVGNALPDKYMEESSEIQELSKYKPHVLLTQENTQIKELQQENRELWLSLEEHQYALELIMGRYRKQMLQLMMEKKELDTKPVLSLHEDHAKEVQSQLERICEMGQVMRRAVQVDDQHYCSVRERLAQLEIENKELRDLLTISKSSVRPQKEDSSQSATEEEAEPGTNQ; encoded by the exons ATGGCGTGCACTTTGGAAAAGGTTCTTGGCGATGCTCGCACGCTGCTTGAGAGGCTCAAAGAGCACGACACGGCGGCGGAAGGACTGATCGAACAGTCTGGAGCGCTCAGCCAGAAGGTTCAGGGCATGAGAGAGGTGGGGAATGCCCTTCCAGACAAG TACATGGAGGAAAGTTCTGAGATACAGGAGTTGTCAAAGTACAAGCCTCACGTCCTGTTAACGCAAGAGAATACCCAAATAAAGGAACTACAGCAAGAAAACCGAG AACTGTGGCTGTCTTTGGAGGAGCACCAGTATGCGCTAGAATTGATCATGGGTAGATACCGCAAGCAAATGCTACAGCTTATGATGGAAAAGAAGGAGCTGGACACAAAGCCTGTTCTTAGCCTTCATGAGGACCATGCCAAG GAAGTGCAAAGCCAACTGGAGCGGATATGCGAGATGGGTCAGGTGATGAGAAGAGCTGTTCAGGTGGATGACCAGCATTACTGCTCTGTGCGAGAGAGGCTTGCCCAGCTAGAG ATTGAAAACAAGGAGCTGCGAGATCTACTGACCATTAGTAAGAGTTCTGTGAGGCCACAGAAGGAAGACTCCAGCCAATCAGCGACAGAGGAAGAAGCCGAACCAGGGACCAATCAGTGA